Genomic DNA from Longimicrobiales bacterium:
CATCTTCGAGTCAAAGGGCCGCACGACGCCCTGGGGCTACGAGATCGAGGTGCGGATCCCGTTCAAGAGCATCCGCTATCAGGCCGCGGACGTGCAGGACTGGGGCATCAACATCGTGCGGCGTGTGCAGCACTCCGGCCATGAGCAGACGTGGACACCCGCCGAGCGCAACCTGCCGTCGTTCCTCGCGCAGAGCGGCACACTCACCGGCCTGACCGGCCTGCGGCGCGGCCTGGTGCTCGACATCAATCCCGTCATGACCGCGCGCGCGAGCGGCGCCGCGACATCCGACACCGACCCGTCGTGGCGCTATCGAGGCGAGGATCCGGAGTTCGGCGGCAACGTGCGGTGGGGCGTGACCGCGAATCTCACGATGAATGCCACCGTGAACCCCGACTTCTCGCACGTGGAGGCGGATGTCGGGCAGGTGTCCTACGATCCGCGGGCTGCCCTGTTCTTCCCGGAGAAGCGGCCGTTCTTCCTCGAGGGCAGCGAGAACTTCGCCACGCCGAATCAGCTCATCTACACGCGCAGCATCAGTTCTCCCGGCGCCGCCGCCAAGCTGAACGGCAAGATCGGCGATCTCAACGTGGGCGTGCTGAGTGCCGTCGATGATCGCTCACTCTCGGCGACCGGCAACGACCGTCCCATCTTCAACATCGTCCGCCTGCGACGCGACCTGGGCTCACAGTCGAACGCCGGTATCGTCTATACCGATCGCATCGATGGCGACGATTACAACCGCGTGGCCGGCATCGACACGCGACTGCTGCTCGGGCGCTTTGTCCTGAGCGGACAGGTCGCCTCCAGCTTCACGTCCGCAGCCGGTGAGACATCCAGCTGGCGGCCGCTGTTCGATTTCTCGCTGTCCCGGCCGGGCCGTGAATGGAGCTTCAACTCAGTCGTGGAAGGCATCCATCCGGAGTTCGTGGCGGGGAGCGGTTTCATCTCCAGGCCGGGCATCGCGCATGCGAACATCACCCCGCGGCGCAGCTTCTTTCCGCAGGGCAGTTTCATCGAGACATTCACGACGTCCCTGATTCTCGATGGCACCTGGGATTACGACCGCTTCCGGCGCGGCACGGTACCGAACGACATCAAGGTCAATACGAGCACGAACTTCGCGCTGCGCGGCGGCTGGAACACCACGTTCTATACGTGGCTCGAGTCGTTCATGTACCCCGCCGACCTGTACGCGAACTACTACATCGAGCGTCAGGACGACACCGGCGCGGTGCTCGACACGGTGCCCTACACGGGCACGCACCGGCTGCCGAACTATGGCGTCATGCTCAATCTGCGCACGCCGCAGTTCCAGACGTTCTCCGGCAGTGCCGAGATCCTGGCCGGCCACGATGACAACTTCGACGAGTGGTCGTCCGCCTGGATCTACTTCGCGACGCTGAGCGCCGACTGGCGCCCCACGGACAAGGTCCGGGTGAACGCGCGCTATCTCGAGCAGCGCTTCCACAGGGTCAGTGACGGATCACTCGTGCGCCTGCGCATGATCCCGCGCATGAAAGTCGAGTATCAGCTCTCGCGCCCGATATTCCTGCGCTTCGTCGGACAGTACGACGCCACCCGCATCGCCGCCCTGCGCGACGACTCCCGCACGAACGACCCCGTCCTGATCCGCCGAGCCGACGGCACGTTCCGCCGCGCCGAGGCCGTGCAGCGCGGCGGATTCCGCGCGGACTGGCTGTTCTCCTATCAGCCGAATCCGGGTACGGTGCTGTTCGCCGGCTATGGCACCAGCCTCAACAACGCGGCGTTCTTCGAGCCGCGCGACCTGGAGAGGACGAGCGACGGGTTCTTCGTCAAGGTGAGCTACCTGTTCCGGATCTGATCCCGGCTTTGTGGGTCGGGCTGCCGAACGACTTTATTCACCACAGAGCACGCAGAGCACACAGAGGGTGGCTTCGCGGGTACGATCGGGTTCGCGGCGGAGGGTCGGATCGTAACGACTGATTCGCGGCGTGAGGCCGGAATTCGCGGCGGAGGATCGGATCGTGACGGCTGATTCCTGACTCGCGGCGTAAGGTCTAGTTCGCGGCGGCGCCTGTATCCTTGTTTCTGTTAACAACAGATGGGATGCAGGCTCATCGATGAATTCGGATTCGATCAGACCCCCATTTCATCATTAGTTGTCGCCGCAATCACCTCATGGATCCGTTCTCTGTGTGCTCTGAGTGCTCTGTGGTGAAAATTTCCGTTGTTCTCGCAGTTGAATGCTCGCAGCAGGAACTCGGATGCCTTTCCAACCCTCCAACCTCCCCCGGCATCCTACCTCGGAAGGGGGTATCCATCAGCACGAAACCCGAAGAGCCGCTGATTCGACCGGAGGACGCCGAGCCGGAGCTGATCCGGCGCGCACAGCGGGGGGATTCCGCCGCATTCGACTCCCTGTACGCGTCGCATGCAGGCCGGGTATTCGCCGTGCTGCTGCGGCTCTGCGCCGACCGTGAGAAGGCCGAGAGACTCACCCAGGACACGTTCGTGCTCGCGTGGCGCAGACTCGGCACGTTTCAGGGCACGAGCCGGCTCACGTCCTGGCTGCATCGGATTGCGGTCAATGTGATGCTGCAGGATGGACGCGCGGCAGGGCGGCGCGCGGCCCGCGTGGTTACGGTCGATGATGAGTTCCTCGCGGCCGCGCCTGCGCGGGGCAGCGGTGCGGACCTGCGGCTCGACCTCGAGCGCGCCATTGCATCGCTGCCGCTCGGAGCACGGACCGCGCTCGTGCTTCACGACGTTGAGGGATACACTCACGACGAGATCGCTGCCATGACAGGTGTGGCAGCCGGCACCGTTAAATCGCAGCTCCATCGCGCCCGTCGACTGCTGCGGGAGAGATTGAACAGATGACCGGCCACCTGGATGAACGCCAGCTGAACGACTACGTCGATGATGCACTCGATCCGGCGGAGCAGGACAGCGCCCGCGCGCACCTCGCCGATTGCGATACGTGTCGCGATGCCGTCGATAGCCTCCGCCTGCTCCGCTCCGATCTCGCTGATCTCCCGCGCAGCATCCAGCCACCTGCGCACGTGCTGATGGGAGTGCGCGCAGGGCTGATTCAAACGCGGGACAGCGCCGCGGCCCGGACATGGTACATGCGCCCCCGGCTGCTCGCTGCGGCCGCCGTCCTGCTCGTCACCATCTCATCGGCGACGACAGCACTGCTGATCCGCGGCGCCGGTGACACAGGCGGCGTGCAGAATGTGGCGTTGCCCATGGCGGGAAGCTCCAGCCTGGTCGCCGTGGACGCGCTCGAGCGTTCGTACGAGCACGAGGTTGCCGAGGTGCAGCGTGCACTCGTGGGTCAGCAGAGTGCGCTCTCGCCGGAGACGCTCCGTGTGCTTCAGGCCAACCTCGACATCATCGACAGAGCGCTGAATGAAGCGCGTGCTGCGTTGCGCGCTGACCCGGGCAATGACGCGCTCACTGATCTGGTCCGCTCGGGCTACGAGCGGAAGCTCGACGTCCTGCGCAGTGTGAGCTCGCACGGGAGAGCAAGCTCATGAGGCGCAGGTTCGCCGCTGTGCTGCTTGTCGCAGCGGGTCTGGCTGCCGCCACCGCGCTGCCGGCGTCGGCACAGCGGGTGATCAACGAGCGGTTTGCGGCAGCGCCGGATGGTTATGTCCGGGTGCAGAACATCGCGGGCAGCATCAAGCTGATCGGCTGGGACCGCGACAGCATAGCGGTCACGGGCAAGGTGCATGATACGCCGGCGGAGCGCTTCGAGGTGCACCGCAGCGGCGACGGTGTGAAAATCGGCCTGTGGGACACGACAGTCGAGCGCGCCGAGCCATCCTACATCGAGGTGCGCGTGCCCGCGCGCAGCCGCGTCTGGGTCCGGACGGGCTCTGCCGCGGTCTTCGTCGAGGGTGTGAGCGGCACGCTCGATGTGAACGCGGTCGGCGGGGACATAGAGGTGCGCGGCGCGCCCGCCGAAGTGTTCGCAGAGTCCATGACCGGCAGACTCACTCTCGATGTGCGCACGTCCGTCGCGCGCGCGAAGACGGTGACCGGCGCCATACTGCTACGCGGCACCATCGCCGACGCGACTGCCACGTCGGTGAGCGGGAACGTGCTCCTCGAGGACGCCTTCGTCCGGCGCGGCAGCTTCGAGTCCGTCGATGGTGAGCTGCGGTTCGTCGGCGAGTTGCGCCGCGGCGCTTCACTCGACTTCGTGACGCATGCCGGTGCCGTCGAGTTCCTGCTGCCTGCCGCGACTGATGCCGAGTTCCGCTACTCCACCTACGAGGGCGGGTTGCGCAGCGAGTTCAAGACTCCGATCCGGTCGAGCAGCAGCAAGATCAAGGGCAGCGAGCAGAACTTCGTCCTCGGCCAGGGCGGCGCTCAAGTCAGCGTGCGCACATTCCGCGGCCGCTTGACCGTACGAAGCCGCTGAACGTTCCAACCCTTCCACACGGACCGGCATCCTACTGACACGAGGCTGCCGGCACCTCCACGCAGTTGCATTCCCTTTCACGGTCGCGACGCTCGGCGTCCGAGCGCGCGCCATCCCACGGAGGTGTTTCATGCCTGTACGTCAGCTTTGCCTTGCCGCAGCACTCACGCTCGCAGTCGCGTCCGCCGCACAGGCCGGTCCACCATGGATCTCCATTGAGCTGCCGGCGAATCCGCACCACCCATCGACTCGCGACGCGAGCCTGCTCGTGCGGGCCTACCACCACAGCGACGCCCTCAATGCGCCCCTGACCGGGACTGCCGAAGGAATCGTCAATGGCCGCCGAGTGTCGCTGCCTCTCGAGCTGCGCGCCACCAACCAGCCGGGCGTCTTCGCGCTGACCACGCCGCTGCCGAAAGGCGGTACGTGGATCATGGCCATCACCCTCAGCGAATCCAGCACGGCTACTGCGACGGCACTCGTTACCGTCGATCCGCGCGGCCGCATCGTTGCCGTCGACGTGCCGTCCACCCGCAGCCGCGACGGCTGGAGAGTGCCGAGCCGCGTCGATGCCGGCGACGTTGAGGCCGCACTGCGCGCCGCACACATCGCATACAGTGATGGGGACGCACCACCCGCCAAGGGTCTGGCCGTCGTGCTGCCGCTCCTGCTGATCGGTGGCGCAGCCGCGGCCCGCAGCGCGTGGACCCGGCGATCAGGCGAGTGAGGCCGGGCTGCGGAACGAAATATTCACCACAGAGCACACAGAGCACACAGAGGTTCGCTTCGCGGGGTAGGATCGGGTTTCGCGGGGTGATTCGCGGCGGGATCGTGACTCGCGGCGGAGAATCGGATCGTGACGGCTGATTCCTGACTATCGGAGGGGATCGGAACTCGCGGCGGCGCCTGCATCCTTTATTTCTGTTAACAACAAATGGATGCAGGCTTACCGATGGATTCGGATTCGGTCAGACCCGCATTTCATCAACTGGTGTTTCGCCACAAACACCTCAAAAATTCGTTCTCTGTGTGCTCCGCGTGCTCTGTGGTGAAAATTTCCGTTGTTTGCCGGTAGAGCCAACTCCCGGGCTCACCCCTCGAGCTCCCTCAGCAGCCCCGCCATCCGCAGGTCGTACGGATCACCCGACGGATCCTCATCCGCGACATCGTAGTTCTGCTGAGGCGTCTCCAGGATCAGCGGTATACCCCGACTGCGCGGATCCTCGAGCAGCCACCGGAACGGCTCCACTCCGATGCGGCCCTCGCCCAGCAGCATGTGGCGGTCCCGGTTGGAGCCCAGCTCGCCTTCGCTGTCGTTGAGGTGGAAGAACGACGGCGGCTCGCCCGTCGCTGCCTCGAACTCGTCCAGGATCTCCGTGAACCGTTCCTGCGACGTGTGGATGTCGTAACCGGACGCGAACAGGTGGCACGTGTCGAGGCCGTATCCGGCGCGCGGGCGCAGCTGCTTCGGGATGTGCGACAGGATGTCGCCCACCTCGGATGCCGCACGACCGAGCGTCCTGCCCGCGCCCGCAGTGTTCTCGACCAGCAGACGTGCCGGACCTTCGTGCGCCTCGAGTGCCTGCACCATGGCGCGTGCGACGCGCTCTGCCGCGGCCTTCGGGTCTCCGTCGCTCGCAGAGCCCGGATGAAAGCAGACTCCGCCGACGCCGATGGCGTTCGACCGCTCCATCTCCTTCTTCAGACCACCCGCCGCGCGCATCCACTTGTCCGGCTCGGCCGTGGCCACCGAGAGAACATACGCAGCATGCACGACGACGTGCTCCGGACGTATGCCGGTCTCGTCCAGCGCAGCGCGGAAGCGGTCCACCCGCTCCTGCCGGATCGATGACTTGTCGCCGTAGAACTTCGGGATCGCCGTGAACAGCTGCAGCGTCGCCAGGCCGGCGTTCGCCGCGCGCCGCACGGCCATGTCGATGCCGCCGTTGTCGACCGTGTGAGAGCCGAAGATGTGCTCGGCTTTCTTCTTCGCCACGGCTCAGCCCTGGCGCGGCGTGTTCGCCTCGATGTTCAGCTCGATGCGAACTTCGTCACCCACCACCTGCACCGCTTCCTGGAGGCGGTTCCACTGAAGTCCGTAGTCGAAGCGATTGACGCGCAGAGTCCCCTCCGCGCCCATGCGCTTGCGCCCGCTCTCCGTCGTCACGGGGCCCGCGACCTCGAACGGGATGCGGACCTCCTTCGTGACATCACGGATCGTCAGTTTACCGACAAGCACCAGGCCGTCAGCCGTCTGTTCGATCCCGTTGCTCACGAACGTCAGATTCGGGTACGTCTCCGCCTCGAAGAAGTCGCCGCTCCGCAGGTGGTTGTCCCGTCGCTCGTTGCTCGTGTCGATGCTGCCGGTCTCGATCGTCACGTTCACCGTCGACTGCGTGACGTCCGACTCGTTCAGCATGATGTGGCCGTTGAACCGCGTGAACTTCCCCTTCACGTTCGACACACCCAGGTGCCGCACCGTGAACCCGACATAGCTGTGATTGGGATCGATATCGAATCGAACCGGATCCACCCGCCCCGCCGCCGTGAGCGACAGTCCCATCACCGCCACCAGACCGCCCCGCATCATCCCGCTGAACCTCATCATCGACCCTTGCTGAAGTATTCCCATCGTTGACGTTGTACAACTATTCGTTTCGGTCGCGTGACAGCGAGCGATAATATTCCTCCACCAGCTTGCGGAATCCCTCGGGGACTTCATCCGTGCCCGAAAGGAACAGCCGCTCGCGTTCCGCACCGAGCACATCGCGGCGCAGCCCGAACTCGTACTGCTTCAGGTTGTCGACCACCTGCTCCTGCAGCCTGCGCAGATTTTCGCCATCGCCCCAGATCGCGTCGCTGCCCAGCGCGCGCAGGCCGCGGATCGCTTCATCGAGCTGCGACACGTCACGCCCTTCACGAGCGAGCTGCTGCCGCAGCGCCTGTGCCTCCTCCAGTCGCTGCCGCACCTCGCCTCGCAGCTGCCGCGCATCGTCACCCGACACGCCGCCGCGCGAACCGATGGCGCCCCGCGCGCCGCCGCCGCCCCCGTTCATCTGGCCGCCCGGCTGGCCGCCTTGACCACCCTGCTGTCCCTGCTGACCCTGGCCTTGCTGGCCGCCCTGCTGACCCTGGCCCTGTTGGCCCTGCTGGCCCTGCTGGCCTTGGCCCTGCTGGCCCTGCTGGCCCTGCTGGCCCTGCTGGCCTTGCTGGCCTTGCTGGCCTTGCTGACCTTGACCCTGCTGGCCCTGCTGACCTTCCTGTCCCTGCTGTCCCTGCTGTTCCGCCGCCTCACGGGTGCGTTCCTGCATCGACTCGAGGCCGCGGGCAAGGCGACGCAGACGGTCGAGCGCCTCCTCGGCGCGCTGCTCGGGGTTCTCGCCAATCGCGCTGTTCGCCTGTTCCAGCCGCTCGCGCAGTTCCTCGATGTCCTCGCCGATCTGCTGCTCCAGCCTGGGATTGCCGCCCGCATAGGCGAACTGCCTCGAGTATTCGATATACCGCCTCAACTCATTGTCGCGGATGGAGTTTGCGGCCTCCTGCAGCCGTCTCGAGGCATCCCTCTGCTCCGAGCGTGAGGCGCCGGCAAGCCGGTCGATCTGACGCTCGAGCTCGGAGACCTCCTGCATCTGCTCCTCCTTCTCCTCGATCAGGCGACGCGCCTCCTCATTGCGCTCCGCTCCGCTCATGCCCTGCAGCCGGTCCATGCCCTCTGCAAT
This window encodes:
- a CDS encoding zf-HC2 domain-containing protein — its product is MTGHLDERQLNDYVDDALDPAEQDSARAHLADCDTCRDAVDSLRLLRSDLADLPRSIQPPAHVLMGVRAGLIQTRDSAAARTWYMRPRLLAAAAVLLVTISSATTALLIRGAGDTGGVQNVALPMAGSSSLVAVDALERSYEHEVAEVQRALVGQQSALSPETLRVLQANLDIIDRALNEARAALRADPGNDALTDLVRSGYERKLDVLRSVSSHGRASS
- a CDS encoding DUF5916 domain-containing protein, giving the protein MIRGLSAAAACAVLSAAGVSAQAAVDVTAAAQAGQEIYNGRERRLDVHLQRADADIRVDGALDEEAWSSAALLTGFSQFSPVDRLPAEDSTEVLVLYTEHAIHFGVRAFEPHGAVNATLADRDRITGDDYIQIILDTFNDRRRALVFLINPLGVQGDGTYADGSGTDMNPDFIFESKGRTTPWGYEIEVRIPFKSIRYQAADVQDWGINIVRRVQHSGHEQTWTPAERNLPSFLAQSGTLTGLTGLRRGLVLDINPVMTARASGAATSDTDPSWRYRGEDPEFGGNVRWGVTANLTMNATVNPDFSHVEADVGQVSYDPRAALFFPEKRPFFLEGSENFATPNQLIYTRSISSPGAAAKLNGKIGDLNVGVLSAVDDRSLSATGNDRPIFNIVRLRRDLGSQSNAGIVYTDRIDGDDYNRVAGIDTRLLLGRFVLSGQVASSFTSAAGETSSWRPLFDFSLSRPGREWSFNSVVEGIHPEFVAGSGFISRPGIAHANITPRRSFFPQGSFIETFTTSLILDGTWDYDRFRRGTVPNDIKVNTSTNFALRGGWNTTFYTWLESFMYPADLYANYYIERQDDTGAVLDTVPYTGTHRLPNYGVMLNLRTPQFQTFSGSAEILAGHDDNFDEWSSAWIYFATLSADWRPTDKVRVNARYLEQRFHRVSDGSLVRLRMIPRMKVEYQLSRPIFLRFVGQYDATRIAALRDDSRTNDPVLIRRADGTFRRAEAVQRGGFRADWLFSYQPNPGTVLFAGYGTSLNNAAFFEPRDLERTSDGFFVKVSYLFRI
- a CDS encoding YceI family protein, with protein sequence MMRFSGMMRGGLVAVMGLSLTAAGRVDPVRFDIDPNHSYVGFTVRHLGVSNVKGKFTRFNGHIMLNESDVTQSTVNVTIETGSIDTSNERRDNHLRSGDFFEAETYPNLTFVSNGIEQTADGLVLVGKLTIRDVTKEVRIPFEVAGPVTTESGRKRMGAEGTLRVNRFDYGLQWNRLQEAVQVVGDEVRIELNIEANTPRQG
- a CDS encoding RNA polymerase sigma factor encodes the protein MDPFSVCSECSVVKISVVLAVECSQQELGCLSNPPTSPGILPRKGVSISTKPEEPLIRPEDAEPELIRRAQRGDSAAFDSLYASHAGRVFAVLLRLCADREKAERLTQDTFVLAWRRLGTFQGTSRLTSWLHRIAVNVMLQDGRAAGRRAARVVTVDDEFLAAAPARGSGADLRLDLERAIASLPLGARTALVLHDVEGYTHDEIAAMTGVAAGTVKSQLHRARRLLRERLNR
- a CDS encoding deoxyribonuclease IV; translation: MAKKKAEHIFGSHTVDNGGIDMAVRRAANAGLATLQLFTAIPKFYGDKSSIRQERVDRFRAALDETGIRPEHVVVHAAYVLSVATAEPDKWMRAAGGLKKEMERSNAIGVGGVCFHPGSASDGDPKAAAERVARAMVQALEAHEGPARLLVENTAGAGRTLGRAASEVGDILSHIPKQLRPRAGYGLDTCHLFASGYDIHTSQERFTEILDEFEAATGEPPSFFHLNDSEGELGSNRDRHMLLGEGRIGVEPFRWLLEDPRSRGIPLILETPQQNYDVADEDPSGDPYDLRMAGLLRELEG